The following is a genomic window from Candidatus Binatia bacterium.
CGCGTGTTGCATGCGGTCGGCCTCGACGTAGAGCGCGACGTCGAGCTTGTCGGCGGGCATCTCGAAGTAGAACTGCGTGTAGTCGTAGCTCGTCTCGCCGTTCATCTCCGCGCCGAGGCGCGCGGTGATGTCGTCGAGGCCGCCGGCCGAGATCTCCGGCGTGCCGCGAAACAGCATGTGCTCGAGGGCGTGCGCGAGGCCGGTCTTGCCGGGCGTCTCGTAGAGCGATCCGAACCCGTACCACATGGACGTCTGCACGACCGGCACGGAGCGATCCTCGACGACGACGACGCGCAGTCCGTTCCGCAGCGTCGTCGTGAATATGCCGGCGTCGCCGGGTCCCTCCTGCGCGGGCGCGCTCTGCGGCGAGAGCAGCGCCAGCGTGAGCGCGAGCAATGCGATCGGGCGTTTCACAGTTTGCTAACTCCTAAGTAATATTCGGCCGAGGCTTGCACCGCAGCCCAAGGAAGACAGCCAACGAGCTCGCATCGCAGGACCTCGAGGCCGCGTTCCTCGGCGAGCCGGCGAATCAGCTCGACGACGCGATAGAGCGGCGTTGCAGCATAGTCCGTAACGTTGAGCGAGACCTGCACGCGGTCGTCTCCTCGCGGCAGCGCGAGCGCGCGAAGCGAGCGCAAGCCACCGTCGCGTTCGCGCACCGCGCGCGCGATCTCCCGGGCGGCCGCGAGATCGCTCCCGGCCAGCTCGACGTTGAAGGCGATCAGCAGCCCGCGCGCGCCGATCGCGACGGCGCCGGCACTCAGATGACGTGCGCCGCCTTCGTCGGGAAGCCACTCGCCGTGCCGGCGTATCTCCGGAAGCGCGGCGCGTTCCGGGCGCAACGCCGCGGCGCCGAAGTAGAATGAAGGAACGCCGTACCGCCGCCAGATCTCGACGCCGGCGCGATGTGCGAGCTCCGCCGCGTCGCCCAGCGTCGCACCGGCGAGAGGCACGAAGGGCAGCACGTCGAGCGCGCCGATTCTCGGGTGGACGCCTCGATGCTTGCGCAGATCGATGCGCTCGGCCGCGACGCCGGCCACGGCGATCGCGGCGTCGAGCACCTGCGCCGCATCGCCGACGACCGTCAAGACGCTGCGGTGGTGAATCGCGTCTGCGCTGCTGTCGAGCACGCGCGCGCCGCTCCGGCCGGCCGCTTCGCAGGCCAACTCGATCGTCGCCGCATCGCGGCCTTCGGAGAGATTCGGCACGATCTCGAAGAGCGCCACGTCGACGATTAACGGACGGCCTTAACCAAGTGCGAGACGAATCGCGTGCGCGACATCGCTCGCTTGCGGTGGGGAGATGACGTGGGTGTAGCCGAGTTTGCGCGCCTCTGCCGCGCGCCGCTCGGGCGCGTTGACCGCGCGCACCTCGCCGGACAGGCCGACCTCGCCGAACGCGGCCGTCGAGGCCGCGATCGGCGCGTTGCGGAACGACGATGCAACCGCGAGCGCGATGCCGAGGTCGGCTGCCGGCTCGACGACGCGTAAGCCGCCGGCGACCGAGGCGTACACGTCGTGAGCGCCGAGCGCAAAGCCGGCGTGTCGTTCCAGCACCGCAAGGATCATCGCGAGGCGTTGCTGATCGAGGTTGTTGGCGAGGCGGCGCGGCGTGCCGTAGCTCGTCTCGCCGACGAGCGCCTGCACTTCGAGCAGCACCGGCCGCGAGCCGACGATCGACGCAACGACGCAGGATCCGCTGGGCCGTCCGGTCCGCGCGCCGAGAAAGAGCTCGGATGGATTGGCGACCTCGCTCAAGCCCGCATCGTGCATCGAGAAGACGCAAATCTCGTCGATCGATCCAAAACGGTTCTTGTAGGCGCGCAGGATGCGGTGCTCGCCGCTGCCCTCTCCTTCGAAATAGAGCACGGTGTCGACGAGGTGCTCGAGCAGACGCGGGCCGGCGATCGCGCCGTCCTTCGTCACGTGGCCGACGATAAAGCCCGCGCAGGCCGTGCGCTTCACGAACTCCATGAGCGCCTGCGTGCAGTCGCGCACCTGCGTCACGCTTCCCGCGTATGCTTCCGACTCGGGGAGGCGCACGGTTTGGATCGAGTCGACGATGATGGCGATGGGGTGGCGACGCTCGAGCGCGTCGAGAACCGCGCGCAGGTTCGTCTCGGGGTAGATCAAGAGGCGTTCGTGCGCGGCGGCGTCCGGGAGAGTCCGCTCGGCCCGCAGCTTCACTTGGGCGGCCGACTCTTCTCCGCAGACGTAGACCACCTCGCCGTGAGACGAGAGCCGCGCGGCGATCTGCAAGAGCAGCGTCGATTTCCCGGCACCGGGCGGCCCGCCGACGAGCGTCAGACTTCCCGGGACGATTCCCCCGCCGAGCACGGCGTCGAACTCAGGCATCTCCAGCCGCAGGCGCGCGATCGTCGCATCGGCGACGTCGCGCAAGGCGATCGGCTCGGCTTCGCGCGCCGCGCGCGTCCGCGCGCCGGCATTGAACGGCCGCTCGTCGAACGAATTCCAAGCGTCGCACTGCGGGCATCGGCCGATCCAGCGCGGCGATTCGAATCCGCACGCGGAGCAAAAATACACCGGTCGCGCCTTTGCCACGAGGCGGCTAGGCTTCTACGACCCGGCAGGTAGGCCTCGCGGCATCTACTTATTATATAAGGAATGCAGATTGCGATCGACGGGCCGGCCGCGTCGGGAAAGACGACGGTCGCGCGCGCGACGGCGCGTCGTCTGGGCGTCCTCTACCTCGATACGGGGGCGATGTATCGCGCCGTCGCGGCGCTCGCGCTGCGCACCGGAACCGACGTCGACAATGGCGCCGCCCTGGCGCGCCTCGCGGAGAGCGAGGCGATCGACGTCTCGCTCGACGAGTCGGGGCCGCTCGGCTTCCGCGTCTTCGCGGGAGGGCACGAGCTGGACGAAGCGACGCTCCAGAGCAACGAGGTGACGGCGATCGTCTCGACCGTCGCCGCGCACGCCGGCGTCCGCGCGGCGATGGTCCGCGCGCAGCGCGCGATCGCGATGCAGGGGCCGGTCGTCATGGCCGGCCGCGACATCGGCACGGTCGTCTTGCCCGAGGCGCCGGTAAAGATCTTTCTGACCGCGTCGGTTGCGGCTCGCGTCGCGCGCCGCCGCATGCAACTGGCGCAAGCCGGCGTGAGCGTTGACGCGCGCCTACTCGCCGAAGAGATCGAAGAACGCGACCGGCTCGACCGGACGCGTGCGATCTCGCCGCTCGTTCCGGCGCCGGACGCGCACGTCATCGACTCCAGCGACGTTGACGCGGATCGCGTCGTGGACGAGATCTGCGAGATCGTCGCCCGCGTTCGATGAACGCCGGGTTCTACGACTTCTCGAAATTTTTCGTGCGCCTCGCGGCGCGCGTGCTCTGGCGCGCGCGGGTCTTCGGCAGCGAGAACGTGCCGGCGCACGGCCCGCTGATCGTCGCATGCAACCACGTCTCGTACTTGGATCCGCCGCTGATGGGGTGCTTGTGTCCCCGGCGCATCAGCTACATGGCAAAGAAGGAGTTGTTCGAGATACCGCTGCTCGGGCCGCTGATCACGTCGCTCGGTGCCTACGCGGTCGACCGAGGCGGCAGCGCGACCGCCGCGATCAAGCGCTCGCTGAAGGTGTTGGAGGCGGGCGGCGCGGTCGGCATCTTCCCCGAGGGAACGCGCAACCCGCACGGCACGATCGAGCCGCAAACCGGCGTCGCCCTGCTGGCTTCGCTCGCGGGGGCGCCGGTCGTGCCGGCGTGCGTCTACGGCACGGATCGGGCCGCGACCCTGGGCCGGATCTACGTGGCATTCGGAGAGCCGCTGGCCCTCGACCCCGGGCGGAAAGCAACGCGCGACGACTTGGCGAAGTTCACCGGCGAGATCATGAACGCGATCGAATTGCTGGCGGAGAACATCGGTGGAGATACGTAAGGCCTCGGTCCAAGGCTTCTGCTTTGGGGTTGCGATCACCGTGAAAAAGGCGGAGGAGGCCATCGCCTCTCGTGGCGACGTGACGACGCTCGGGCACGTCGTGCACAATCCGCAGATGGTGGAGTCGCTCGCGTCCCGCGGTTTGAAGAACGCCCAGGGCGTCGACGAGGTGGACGCGGGGGCGCTCTTCGTGCGCGCCCACGGCCTGCCGGTGGACGTCTTCGAAAAGGCGAAGGAGAAGAACCTCGAGATCATCGACGCGACCTGCCCGATGGTGACGAAGATCCACGTGCAAGCCGAGAGGCTCAAGGCCGACGGCTATAAGATCGTCGTCATCGGCGATCCCAACCATCCCGAGGTCAAGGGCACCCTCAGCCACGTTCCTGGCGCGTGGTGCATTCAGAGCAGCGCCGACGTCGAGCGTCTGCCGCGTTCGAGCCGGGTCGGCGTCGTCGTCCAGTCGACGTGGTCGGGCGAGGGATTCACCGAGATCGTCCGCGCGCTCTCGGCGAAGTATTACGAGGTGCGAGCGGTCAACACAATCTGCACCGACACGCACAACCGTCAGAACGAGGCGCTGCGACTGGCGCAGGACGTCGAAGTGATGGTCGTCGTCGGCGGAAAGACGTCGGCGAACACGAAGCACCTCGCCGACCTCTCGGAGTCGCACGGCGCGCGCGCCTATCACGTCGAGGGACCCGACGAGCTCGAGGCGGCATGGTTCGACGGCATCTCCGTCGCCGGTCTGATGTCGGGCGCGTCGACGCCCGGGTGGCTCGTCGACGAGGTCGAAGCGCGGATGGAGGAGTTAGCCGCCTCTGCGTAATCAGGCGACGCTTTCCGATCGTTTCGAGAGCGCCCTCGAGGAACGGATTACCGGATATCGGGGATCGAACGAGATCTCCGATATGCTTTTGCGTCACTTCGGCTACGCGCCCTACGGACCGTCGCGGCGCGGGAAGCGCTTGCGGCCCCAAATGGTGATGCGCGTCGCGCGGAGCGAGGGCGCGCCGATCGAGAACGCGCTCGATGCCGCCGTGGCGGTCGAGATCTTCCACAACTACTCGCTCGTTCACGACGACATCGAGGACCGCGACGAGTTGCGTCACGGCCGCCCGACGCTCTGGAGCGCCTACGGCGTCGGCCGCGCCATCGACGCGGGCGATGCGATGTGCGCGCTGAGCTTTCTCAGCCTCGAGCACGCCGCCGCGCATCTCGACGCGCGCCGCGTGCTGCAGATGCTCGCGCTCCTGCACGAAGCCCACGCGGTTATGTGTGAAGGACAGTCGCTCGACCTCTACTTCGAATCGCAGCGGCGGGTGGATCTGCCGGGCTACTACCGCATGATCGAGTGTAAGACGGCCCAGCTCTTCGACGCCTCGTGCAGCCTCGGCGCGCACGCGGCCGGTTGCGACGAGAGCGCGATCGCCGGGTACGGCGCCCTCGGCCGGGCGTACGGCATGGCCTTTCAAATTCGAGACGACGTCGCGGGGATCTGGGGAAGCGTCGACGAGACCGGCAAAACGGTCGCGAGCGACATCGCGCGGCGAAAATGGACCTTTCCCGTCGTCTGGGCGATCGGGCAGTCGCCGTCGCCGGCACGCAGCGCGATCGCCGATGCCTACGCGCGCAACGACGCGCTCGACGCGGCGACGGTCGCGCGCATCGTCGACGCGCTCGACGCGCTCGGAGCGCGTGAGGCCGCCGCATCGGCGGCCGCGGAGCATCTGGCGGTTTTGGAGCGCCACCCCAACCACGAGCTGCGCGAGTATCTCGGCGGTACCCTGGGCCTTACCGCGGCGTGAGCGCGAGCGTTAACGCGCCGGCGCGCCCGAGCTCGGCATCGTGGGCGCTGCCGTTGTTGATCGTCTGCGGTTTCATCGCGCGGCTGATCTTCATCGGCAACGAGGGTTTCAAGACCGATATCAACACGTACACCGCGTGGGCGCTCGGTCTGAGCACGCACGGGTTCGCGACGTTCTACAACGCGGTCGGCTTTGCGGATTATCCGCCGGGCTACTTCTATATTCTGGCCGCGGTCGGCCGCATCTGGCAGCTCTTCTTCGCCGCGCACGATCCAAACTACGCGATCCTGCACGACCTGGTAAAACTCCCCGCGATCCTCGCCGATCTTGGGGTCGGGGCGCTGCTCTACGCGACCGTGCGACGGTTTGCGAGCGCGTACGTCGCGCTGAGCGCAGCGGCGCTCTATCTGCTCAATCCCGCGACGATTTACATCTCCGCAATCTGGGGGCAGGTAGACTCGATCTCGGGCGGGCTCGCGCTCCTCGCCGTCTACGCGCTCCTGCGAAGCGACGACTCGAAGTGGTGGATCGTCTTCGGATGGCTCGCCTTTGCGTACTCGCTGCTGATCAAGCCGCAGGCCGCCGTGCTGCTGCCGCTCTTTCTCGCGTTCGCCTTCGCGGATCCCGCGAGAAGAAGGGCTCGTCTCGGCGCCACCGCGATCGGCGTCGCCGCTGCGCTCCTCCTCGCGCTGCTGCTGACCGAGCCGTTCCATCCCGGCAATCCGGTCGCGACGATCGGCTGGCTGCTCGAGCGCTACGCCTACGGCTCGAACGTCTATCCCTACAATAGCGTCAACGCGTTCAATCTCTGGGCGCTTCGCGGCACGCTCTGGGTACCCGACAGCCAATACATTTTGCTCTTACCGCAGTACGTCTGGGGCCTGCTGCTCGTGCTCTCGGCGCTCGTGCTCGTCGTCTGGCGGTATCTGCAAGACCGCACGCCGCAAGCGCTGCTCGAAGGGTGCGCGATCGCGACGATCGCCTTCTTCGTGCTCGCGACTCGGATGCACGAACGCTATCTCTTCAACGGGCTGCTCTTTACGATTGCCTGCATTCCCTTCGCGCAGCGGTACCTCTGGGGCGCGGTCGCGCTCTCCGGCGTGCTCTTCGCGAACCTGCTCTACGGACTGCAATACCTCGACGTCGTTTCGAACAACGTCGCGGGAATGAACGCTCAGAATCTCTGGGGCTACTGGACGACGGCCTTCTCGCTCGCAGCGGTGGGGACGTTCTTCGTGCTCGGATATCAGTATCTGGGAACCTCGGAGAGCGCTCCGGTCGCGGCGCCGCCGCCGCGCGAGAGCGAGCCCGCGCCTACGGCGGCCGTTACCGTTGCGGGAGCGCGGCACTGGTTCGATCCGCGCGAAGGCCTGAGCGTCATGCAGGCGCGCGACTGGGCGATCGCGGCGCTGCTCGGCCTCGCAAACTTCGTCGTCTCGTTCGTCGGATATTGGTGGCCCACCGAGAAGGTCTTCGACGAGATCTACTTCGCGCGGGCGGGCGAGGAGTATCTGCAGAATTTGCGGATCTACGAGAACACGCATCCGCCGCTGACGAAACTGCTGATCACCCTTTCGATCGTGCTCTTCGGCGGGATGCCGAAGGGACACGGCCTCGGCGGATGGACCGGGCTCAACGCGATCGTCGGTCACATGGCCAACGGCGACAACTCCTACGGCTGGCGCTTCCTCGACGTGGTCTTCGGCGCGCTCGTCGTCGTGCTGCTCTACTGCTTCGCGAAGCGCGTCACCGGCTCGACCGTCTTCGCGACGGTCACCGCCCTGCTGCTCAGCTTCGACGGCATGCACTTCGTGCAGTCGCGCATCGGGACGCCCGAGGGCTTCGTCATCTTTTTCGCGACGCTCGCGACCTACGCGTTCTACCGCTTCTGGATCAGTTCGCAGGTCGGCGAGCGCGCGCACGTCTCGAGCTCGCCCTCGCGCGTGGCGCTCGGCGGCGCGGCGGCGCTCGTCGCGGGCGTCGTCGTGGCGGTCATCGGCCACGCGCTGTGGGGCCTCGACTCGCACACGACGATCGTCGTCACGCTCTACATCGCGAGCGGCGCCTACCTGCTCGTTCGCTACGTCGCGTTTCCGCGGCTCTTCGGCGACGGCCGGCGCGAGCTTACTTACGCGGAGGGATCGCACGCGCTTCGCGGCGCCGACGGCATGGCGTTCTTCGCGGCCGACGGCGGGGCGATCGACGCGCGCGGGCGCATCGCGCGCGGCGCGCTCTCGCAGGCAAAGGGCAGCGCGCTCGTCTACGACGACGATCCGCTGACGATTACGTACGGCCGCGACGCCGTCGTGCGCTACGCGACCCCCGGCGGCGACGCGATCTACGCCGAAGACGAGATTCGCGCCGGCGATTCCGTCGAGAACGGCCGCTCGTCGAAACTCTGGCTCATCCTCTTCACCGTCGCGCTGGGACTGCTCGTCAGCAGCAAATGGTACGGCGTGATGGGCTTCGGCGTGAGCTTCGTGCTCCTGACCTTCGTCGCGCTCTGGCCGAAGGTGTGGCCGCTGCGCCCGACGCTCTGGGGCAATCCGCGCGGCTATCGCCTCGACGCGGCGCTCGCGACGATCGTCTTCGTCAGCGCGACGGTCTATCTGCTCGCCTGGGTGCCGGATCTCGCGCGCCAGGCGCCCGATCCGGGAGAGATCCACAATCTCAACGATCTCGTCGAGCGCCAGCACACGATGTACGAGTACCACCACAATCTCAAAGCGACGCATCCGTACGCCTCCAAGCCGTGGGAGTGGCCGATCGATCTCGTCCCCATCGCATACTTCTATCAGGACCAGCGCAAGAATCCGATGGATCAGAACGGCTGC
Proteins encoded in this region:
- the ispH gene encoding 4-hydroxy-3-methylbut-2-enyl diphosphate reductase yields the protein MEIRKASVQGFCFGVAITVKKAEEAIASRGDVTTLGHVVHNPQMVESLASRGLKNAQGVDEVDAGALFVRAHGLPVDVFEKAKEKNLEIIDATCPMVTKIHVQAERLKADGYKIVVIGDPNHPEVKGTLSHVPGAWCIQSSADVERLPRSSRVGVVVQSTWSGEGFTEIVRALSAKYYEVRAVNTICTDTHNRQNEALRLAQDVEVMVVVGGKTSANTKHLADLSESHGARAYHVEGPDELEAAWFDGISVAGLMSGASTPGWLVDEVEARMEELAASA
- the cmk gene encoding (d)CMP kinase — its product is MQIAIDGPAASGKTTVARATARRLGVLYLDTGAMYRAVAALALRTGTDVDNGAALARLAESEAIDVSLDESGPLGFRVFAGGHELDEATLQSNEVTAIVSTVAAHAGVRAAMVRAQRAIAMQGPVVMAGRDIGTVVLPEAPVKIFLTASVAARVARRRMQLAQAGVSVDARLLAEEIEERDRLDRTRAISPLVPAPDAHVIDSSDVDADRVVDEICEIVARVR
- the radA gene encoding DNA repair protein RadA, which gives rise to MAKARPVYFCSACGFESPRWIGRCPQCDAWNSFDERPFNAGARTRAAREAEPIALRDVADATIARLRLEMPEFDAVLGGGIVPGSLTLVGGPPGAGKSTLLLQIAARLSSHGEVVYVCGEESAAQVKLRAERTLPDAAAHERLLIYPETNLRAVLDALERRHPIAIIVDSIQTVRLPESEAYAGSVTQVRDCTQALMEFVKRTACAGFIVGHVTKDGAIAGPRLLEHLVDTVLYFEGEGSGEHRILRAYKNRFGSIDEICVFSMHDAGLSEVANPSELFLGARTGRPSGSCVVASIVGSRPVLLEVQALVGETSYGTPRRLANNLDQQRLAMILAVLERHAGFALGAHDVYASVAGGLRVVEPAADLGIALAVASSFRNAPIAASTAAFGEVGLSGEVRAVNAPERRAAEARKLGYTHVISPPQASDVAHAIRLALG
- a CDS encoding polyprenyl synthetase family protein; this encodes MLLRHFGYAPYGPSRRGKRLRPQMVMRVARSEGAPIENALDAAVAVEIFHNYSLVHDDIEDRDELRHGRPTLWSAYGVGRAIDAGDAMCALSFLSLEHAAAHLDARRVLQMLALLHEAHAVMCEGQSLDLYFESQRRVDLPGYYRMIECKTAQLFDASCSLGAHAAGCDESAIAGYGALGRAYGMAFQIRDDVAGIWGSVDETGKTVASDIARRKWTFPVVWAIGQSPSPARSAIADAYARNDALDAATVARIVDALDALGAREAAASAAAEHLAVLERHPNHELREYLGGTLGLTAA
- the ftcD gene encoding glutamate formimidoyltransferase — translated: MALFEIVPNLSEGRDAATIELACEAAGRSGARVLDSSADAIHHRSVLTVVGDAAQVLDAAIAVAGVAAERIDLRKHRGVHPRIGALDVLPFVPLAGATLGDAAELAHRAGVEIWRRYGVPSFYFGAAALRPERAALPEIRRHGEWLPDEGGARHLSAGAVAIGARGLLIAFNVELAGSDLAAAREIARAVRERDGGLRSLRALALPRGDDRVQVSLNVTDYAATPLYRVVELIRRLAEERGLEVLRCELVGCLPWAAVQASAEYYLGVSKL
- a CDS encoding lysophospholipid acyltransferase family protein, producing MNAGFYDFSKFFVRLAARVLWRARVFGSENVPAHGPLIVACNHVSYLDPPLMGCLCPRRISYMAKKELFEIPLLGPLITSLGAYAVDRGGSATAAIKRSLKVLEAGGAVGIFPEGTRNPHGTIEPQTGVALLASLAGAPVVPACVYGTDRAATLGRIYVAFGEPLALDPGRKATRDDLAKFTGEIMNAIELLAENIGGDT
- a CDS encoding phospholipid carrier-dependent glycosyltransferase, with translation MSASVNAPARPSSASWALPLLIVCGFIARLIFIGNEGFKTDINTYTAWALGLSTHGFATFYNAVGFADYPPGYFYILAAVGRIWQLFFAAHDPNYAILHDLVKLPAILADLGVGALLYATVRRFASAYVALSAAALYLLNPATIYISAIWGQVDSISGGLALLAVYALLRSDDSKWWIVFGWLAFAYSLLIKPQAAVLLPLFLAFAFADPARRRARLGATAIGVAAALLLALLLTEPFHPGNPVATIGWLLERYAYGSNVYPYNSVNAFNLWALRGTLWVPDSQYILLLPQYVWGLLLVLSALVLVVWRYLQDRTPQALLEGCAIATIAFFVLATRMHERYLFNGLLFTIACIPFAQRYLWGAVALSGVLFANLLYGLQYLDVVSNNVAGMNAQNLWGYWTTAFSLAAVGTFFVLGYQYLGTSESAPVAAPPPRESEPAPTAAVTVAGARHWFDPREGLSVMQARDWAIAALLGLANFVVSFVGYWWPTEKVFDEIYFARAGEEYLQNLRIYENTHPPLTKLLITLSIVLFGGMPKGHGLGGWTGLNAIVGHMANGDNSYGWRFLDVVFGALVVVLLYCFAKRVTGSTVFATVTALLLSFDGMHFVQSRIGTPEGFVIFFATLATYAFYRFWISSQVGERAHVSSSPSRVALGGAAALVAGVVVAVIGHALWGLDSHTTIVVTLYIASGAYLLVRYVAFPRLFGDGRRELTYAEGSHALRGADGMAFFAADGGAIDARGRIARGALSQAKGSALVYDDDPLTITYGRDAVVRYATPGGDAIYAEDEIRAGDSVENGRSSKLWLILFTVALGLLVSSKWYGVMGFGVSFVLLTFVALWPKVWPLRPTLWGNPRGYRLDAALATIVFVSATVYLLAWVPDLARQAPDPGEIHNLNDLVERQHTMYEYHHNLKATHPYASKPWEWPIDLVPIAYFYQDQRKNPMDQNGCCVYEITSLPNPVIMWFGLFCVPWIALLAWRERNKAFLLIVVTYLLQWLPWFGSPRLMFAYHFYVNIPLICLCNAVVLQRFWQWSQRRETSRWVGGLGVGAYVAAAALGFVYFYPILAAHPIAWSAWHQRMWFPTWIIGPG